One window of Thermus caldifontis genomic DNA carries:
- a CDS encoding AAA family ATPase, whose protein sequence is MRCECGQKNPPEARFCMACGRALGALLPEERRYVSVLFYDLVDSSQHFQAGLQVAYLHLQEALEEAARVARAKGGFVHRFLGDGILVLFGAPKARGQEPWRALEAALEMVRTSRLPARAGVASGEVLWAPLGSGQAGEPTAVGPPVVLAERLSKMALPGEVLTEPQTLALAPGVEAEGLGLREAKGLGAVEVSRVKAVQVKLDPDGQALLALLQKTFGRFPARLNLVGPPGSGKTLLLEKFLEAFPHPVVVLERMGPETPLRTTLRQAVEKAFGEPEALLALADLSPELSLAWRYSLGLEEKGPEGDRSARVARPPWDRTTLEAAIYEAWKRVLQNLPHPLLLVAKNLHAPDRILRALLRHSFPNLSVLAESRRPLFQPILEVQGLKAPPLLALQPALDALPPAERQALLILGVLEQDPPSLQGRQGDLEELLWELAGPFSAWRLEEEGFTQGGRPLPQVIQAARALVPEERAKAWHQAAARFYRGKGAIWSMAYHLKQAGQVQEAVQALRLLAQAAWRQGHPEQAIPLYQEALKAAPPSWRDALAKELQDAQASLGQAEEAQGGPRSEDPVLEALRQAQHPLDLLPLLPSLRPYPLEEAQARLRVAGALWRAFQPRQALEVLTEPHPLVPASLRLHRQSLRAGLLMDLGRYAEAEALLRERPGGDPESETRFHATRIRLFLETGRLAEALEEGEAAYRQMPHPWLAAALLSAWTLRGRFREDLFQATLRHPDGKALGVLALAHHRWQKGLDPTPLLKEALREARQLSNPYVYHLALTSLALYLWPKAPRRAQTLSQYLLYQTHRTGFAVHLEVARLLRAQLLLEGGEKVEHLLGFTPSVPLTHVWQKVLLGEEPQGNLRGYGILGRWVLRLWRERGVEWRRLMR, encoded by the coding sequence ATGCGCTGCGAATGCGGGCAGAAGAACCCCCCTGAGGCCCGTTTCTGCATGGCCTGCGGCCGGGCCCTGGGGGCCCTTTTGCCCGAGGAAAGGCGGTATGTAAGCGTTCTCTTTTACGATCTGGTGGATTCCAGCCAGCACTTCCAGGCTGGTCTCCAGGTGGCCTACCTTCACCTGCAGGAGGCCCTCGAGGAGGCCGCTCGCGTGGCCCGGGCCAAAGGAGGGTTCGTCCACCGCTTCCTGGGGGATGGGATCCTGGTCCTCTTTGGGGCCCCCAAGGCTCGAGGCCAAGAGCCCTGGCGGGCCCTGGAGGCCGCCTTGGAGATGGTGCGCACCTCCCGCCTACCCGCCCGCGCCGGGGTAGCCAGCGGCGAGGTGCTTTGGGCCCCCTTGGGAAGCGGCCAGGCAGGGGAACCCACCGCGGTGGGCCCCCCGGTGGTCCTGGCGGAAAGGCTCAGCAAGATGGCCCTTCCTGGGGAGGTGCTCACCGAGCCCCAAACCCTGGCCCTGGCCCCAGGGGTGGAGGCGGAAGGCCTGGGCCTCCGGGAGGCCAAGGGCCTGGGAGCGGTGGAGGTGTCCCGGGTGAAGGCGGTCCAGGTGAAGCTTGACCCTGACGGCCAGGCGCTTCTTGCCCTCCTTCAGAAAACCTTCGGTCGCTTCCCCGCCCGCCTGAACCTGGTGGGCCCCCCAGGAAGCGGCAAAACCCTTCTTCTGGAGAAGTTTTTGGAAGCCTTCCCTCACCCCGTGGTGGTCCTGGAGCGTATGGGGCCGGAAACCCCCTTGCGGACCACCCTGCGCCAGGCGGTGGAGAAGGCCTTTGGCGAACCGGAAGCCCTCTTAGCCCTGGCGGACCTTTCCCCCGAACTTTCCCTGGCCTGGCGCTACAGCCTGGGCCTCGAGGAAAAGGGCCCCGAAGGGGATAGGTCGGCCAGGGTGGCCCGCCCCCCTTGGGATCGCACCACCCTGGAGGCTGCCATTTACGAAGCCTGGAAAAGGGTTTTGCAAAACCTGCCCCACCCCCTTCTCCTGGTGGCCAAAAACCTCCATGCCCCAGATCGCATCCTGCGGGCCCTTCTTCGGCACTCCTTCCCCAACCTTTCGGTCCTGGCGGAAAGCCGCAGGCCTTTATTCCAGCCTATCCTGGAGGTCCAGGGCCTCAAGGCCCCTCCCCTACTGGCCCTGCAACCCGCCTTAGACGCCCTCCCCCCGGCGGAACGCCAGGCCCTTTTGATCCTTGGGGTGCTGGAGCAGGACCCACCCTCCCTCCAAGGACGGCAAGGAGACCTGGAGGAACTCCTCTGGGAGCTGGCGGGCCCCTTCTCCGCCTGGCGCCTGGAGGAGGAGGGCTTCACCCAAGGGGGCAGGCCCCTGCCCCAGGTGATCCAGGCGGCCCGGGCCCTGGTGCCGGAGGAGCGGGCCAAGGCCTGGCACCAGGCGGCGGCCCGCTTTTACCGGGGAAAGGGGGCCATCTGGTCCATGGCCTACCACCTGAAGCAGGCCGGGCAGGTGCAGGAGGCGGTGCAGGCCCTGAGGCTTCTCGCTCAGGCCGCCTGGCGGCAAGGCCACCCCGAACAGGCCATACCCCTTTACCAGGAGGCCCTGAAGGCCGCCCCACCCTCCTGGCGGGATGCCTTGGCCAAGGAGCTCCAGGATGCCCAGGCTTCCTTAGGCCAAGCGGAGGAGGCCCAAGGGGGCCCTAGGTCCGAAGACCCCGTGCTGGAAGCCCTCCGCCAGGCCCAGCATCCCTTAGACCTCCTTCCCCTCCTGCCTAGCCTCAGGCCCTACCCCCTGGAGGAGGCCCAGGCCCGGCTTAGGGTGGCGGGGGCCCTTTGGCGGGCCTTCCAGCCCCGGCAAGCCCTGGAGGTCCTCACCGAGCCCCATCCCCTTGTCCCCGCTTCCCTACGCCTCCACCGGCAAAGCCTTAGGGCAGGCCTCCTCATGGACCTGGGCCGCTACGCCGAAGCGGAGGCCCTGCTCCGGGAAAGGCCTGGGGGCGACCCGGAGTCGGAAACCCGCTTTCACGCCACCCGGATCCGCCTTTTCCTGGAAACCGGCCGCCTAGCGGAGGCCCTGGAGGAGGGCGAGGCCGCCTACCGCCAGATGCCCCACCCCTGGCTGGCTGCCGCCCTCCTCTCCGCCTGGACCCTAAGGGGGCGCTTCCGGGAGGATCTCTTCCAGGCGACCCTGCGCCACCCGGACGGCAAGGCCCTAGGGGTATTGGCCCTGGCCCACCACCGCTGGCAAAAGGGCCTGGACCCCACCCCCCTCCTCAAGGAAGCCCTGAGGGAGGCGCGCCAGCTTTCCAACCCCTACGTTTACCACCTGGCCCTGACCTCCCTGGCCCTTTACCTGTGGCCCAAGGCCCCAAGGAGGGCCCAGACCCTCTCCCAGTACCTCCTCTACCAGACCCACCGCACGGGCTTCGCCGTGCACCTGGAGGTGGCCCGGCTCCTCCGGGCCCAGCTCCTCCTGGAAGGGGGGGAGAAGGTGGAACACCTCCTGGGATTTACCCCCTCTGTGCCCTTAACTCACGTGTGGCAGAAGGTCCTCCTGGGGGAGGAACCCCAAGGGAACCTCCGGGGATACGGTATCCTGGGAAGGTGGGTCCTGAGGCTTTGGCGTGAGCGGGGGGTAGAATGGAGGCGGCTCATGCGGTAG